In Candidatus Binataceae bacterium, the genomic window GTGACCGAGTCTTTCCGCCCTCGCCGATATAGAGGGAATCGCGTGAAGGCGAAGCTTTGAACCGGAGCGCCGCGACCGAGTGCCCCATGCTGCGGCCGGCAGCCTCTAATAGGACAGGAATGGACTTCTTCGAAGTTGCGACCACCATGCCGACGGTCCGGCGATTTTCGGATCGTTCACTCGATCCAACAACCATCGAACGAATTCTCGAAACTGCCAACATGGCGCCCTCGGGCTCCAACGCCCAGCCGTGGGAATTCGTAATCGTGCGCGATCCTGGCGCCCGCCGTGAGATTCAGAAGCTCTACGAGCTCGCCTGGGTGCCCTACAAAGACAGCGCGATCATCCGCGGGCGCGCCACGCTTTCGGTCCGCGCGCAGAAGGCGTTGCGCGTGGGGGATGAATTTTCCGCATCGCTGGCGATTGTGCCGGTTCATGTGGTGGTCTTCCTGGATCGCCCGAAGATGCGGGTGGTGCGCGGCAGTCCCGAAGACCTGACCAACTTCGGTGCCACCTATGGTTCGGTGTTCCCTGCGATCGAGCTGATGATGCTCGCGGCGCGTGCGCTTGGCGTGGGCACCGCGATGACCACGATGCTCTCGCCGCACGAAGCCGAAACCAGAGCGCTGCTCGGGGTGCCGGACCTCTACCAGCTCATCGCGCTTATCCCGATGGGCTATCCGGCCGAGGGCTTCAAGCGCCCATTCCGCAAGCCGGTCTGGTCTAGAGTCCACGACGGCCACTGGTCACGTGGGTGGCAGCGGCGACCGTAAAGCTGCGAGGTACCTTTTTACCGCGGTAAACCGAGTTCCCGCGCCCGCCCGAGGTCACGGGAACGTGGCGCGCCAACTCGCTTTCGGAAATCCGCTCAACCCGCGGCCGTGCCGAAAAGATGCTCGCGAGCTGGAGCCGGGCCCACTCCCTTGGGCATACGCTCGTTCAGAAATGCCCGGCGAAGACTAAATCCAGGGATTTTGGTGAGCCGGTTTTGCCAAGCCACCGAACGCTGCGAAGAAGTGCATTACCTCCCCGACGCCTCCCTTGGACAAGGGGAGGGAAGCGGATGCTACAGTAGCTCGGATTCGAGTGGAGGGTTGAACCATGCGTGCTGCCATAATGCGAAACAAACGGCTCGTCGTTGACGATATTCCCGTCCCTACCCCCGGCCCGGGCGAGGTGCTGGCAAAAACCCTGGCCTGCGGAATTTGCGGCTCCGACCTGCACACGCTCAAACACGCCGAAAAGCTGGTCGAAGGTGCGCGGCGCTCCGGCGGTGCGTTCGTGATGGATTTGCAGCGCGACATCGTGATGGGCCACGAGTTCTGCGTCGAGATCGTCGACTTTGGACCCAACACTCAAAAACATTTCAAAGCCGGACAGCGCGCATGCGCGATGCCGGTGCTGATTCGCCCGACCGGTGTCGAGACGGTCGGTTACTCCAATGAAAATCCCGGCGGCTACGGCGAGTTGATGCGACTAACTGAAGGCCTGCTCCTGGAAGTCCCCAACGGCCTCTCCACCGAGCGGGCCGCGCTCACCGAGCCGATGGCGGTTGGCTATCACGCGGTCGAAAAAGCACGCCTTCAAAAGGGTGACGTGCCGCTGGTGATCGGATGCGGTCCCGTCGGCCTCTCGGTGATCTCGGCACTCAAGCTCAAGGGCCAGCATCCCATAATCGCGGCAGATTTCTCACCGCGCCGTCGCGAGCTCGCGCAAGGGATGGGTGCCGACGTGGTGACCGATCCCAAACAGCGATCTCCGTTCGAGAGTTGGAAGGAGATGGCCGTATACAGCGATCCGAAGAGCGCGCCGCCGCTGCCACCCTGGATGCCGGGGCCTGCGCGACGGCCACAAGTGGTTTTCGAGTGCGTGGGGGTTCCAGGGGTAATTCACTCGATCATGGCCTCGACCGCGCCGGCCGCGCGCGTGGTCGTGGTTGGGGTGTGCATGGAACAGGACTCCTTCGAGCCAATGTTCGGTATCAACAAAGAGCTGAATATCCAATTCGTGCTCGGTTACTCAGCCGCGGAATTCGCCGACACGCTACGCAACCTGGCGGAAGGCAAGGTCAACGGTGACCCGCTCATCACGGGCAAAGTCGGCGTGGAAGGAGTAGCGCAAGCGTTCGAAGACCTGGGTTCCCCGGAGCACCATGCGAAAATTCTGGTAGAACCCTGGCGTAGCTAGAATTTAGCTATCGTAGCCTTTGGTTTCCCACCGGCAGGGGCCAGTGGCAATGCTTGGCTCATGTCGCCTCCCACCCGCTCTCTGAGCGTGGCGAGACCAGCTGCTCGGCAGGGGTGCGCAGTTTCTTTTCTGGGCTTCTTCTGACAAACCACCCCAAGGCCACTTTACGAAATTTCCGAGAAATTCCGGAGTTTGGGAGGTTGCTCGCGCCGTAACCTTTTCCCCGCCCGATGGTTTATATCGGTGAGACGATGGTGCGCAGGGCATCGGCATTAAAGGTCAGTCCGGAAGCGGCTGACGAACGCCGCCAAATCGAGGCGGCACAGCGCGACTCGCGCCGCTTCGCCGACCTTTACGAAAGCAACTTCGAGCGCATCTATGCCTTCATCGTCCGCCGCGTCGGGGACCGCCACGAAGCCGAAGATTTGACCTCCGAGGTATTCCATTTGGCCCTCAAGAATATCGGCCGTTTCGAATGGCGCGGGGTTCCGTTCGCGGCATGGCTCTACAAAATCGCAAGCAACGAGATCGTGGATCGATCGCAAAAAACCGTGCGGCAACCTCGGCTCGATCCCACCGATGATCCCCCGGAGCCCTGTTGGGAAGAAATTGAAAACCGCGCGCGCCTGTTCCGGATGGTTGACCAGCTGCCCTCGGATCAGCGCCGCGTAATCACTCTGCGTTTCGCCGAGGAAAGGAGCATCCGCGAAATTGCCCAGCAACTTAAGCGCACCGAAGGCGCCGTGAAGCAGCTTCAATTTCGCGGGTTGCAGAATCTGCGCCTGCGGATGGGTGACCAGAATGGCTAAGCGAAGGCAAAGAGCCGATCGCAGCCAAACGGCCAGGCGAAGCCCGACCGAGCAGCTCGATCAGGCAGTGGAGGCGACCATGGCAGACGCCAGGCCCCCACGCGTGAATTCGGGCATCGCCGCGCTGCTCGAAATCGCGGGCGAGCTGCGCGGGCTGCCGCGCCAGGAGTTCAAGATGCAGTTAAACGCCAGCCTGAAAAAGAGCGCACTGGCGACACCCTCCGAGGCCTCCCTAACGACGCGCCGCCGCCACGGCATCGCGACCCCCTACTTGATGATTCGCGATGCGTCGCGTGCGATCGATTTCTACAAGCGTGCGTTCGGCGCCACCGAGATGTCGCGGATGGCGGATCCGAGCGGGCACATCGCGCATGCCGAGATCAAAATCGGCGACGCTCCCATCATGATCGCAGAGGAGGAGCCGAGCTATTTCAACCTGAGTCCCGATTCGCTCGGCGGTTCTTCCGCATTTGTGCACCTGTATGTCGACGATATCGATGCTTTCGCGCGGCGCGCCGAGCGGGGCGGCGCCAAGGTGCTGGAAGCGCCGCAGGATTACCCGTATGGCGACCGGCGCGGCAAGTTCGTCGATCCTTTCGGCCACGTGTGGATGGTGGCGACGCACCGCCACGATGTCACCCTCGAACAGATGAAGGCGGATTGGGATCGCTCGGTTGCGGTCGAAAAAGCCAAGTCCATTCCAAAGCCCGAGGGCCATCACAGCATCACGCCATACCTGCAGGTGAATGGCGCTGCACAGCTGATCGACTTCCTCAAGCGCGCGTTTGGCGCCGAGGAAGTCATGCGGGTCAATCAGCCGGACGGAACCATCGGCCATGCGCAGATGAGAGTGTCGGGCTCGGTCGTGGAGCTGGCCGACGCGAATCAGCGATTCAAACCGAATCCGACTGCTATCTGGCTGTTCGTCGATGATGTGGATGCCACCTACCAACGTGCCCTCGATGCCGACGCCGAGTCGATTCATGGTCCGGTGGACCAGGACTACGGGAATCGCGAGGCGAGCGTAAAAGACCCCTTCGGCAACCATTGGTATCTCGCAAAGCGCCTTGAGACGGCCGAACCGTGGTCGCCGGAACTGCGTTCGGTGACTCCATATCTCCATCCGAAGGGCGCAGCCAAGCTCATCGACTTCCTGAAGGACGCCTTCGGTGCCGAAGAGGCTGAGTTCCATGCCGATGAGCAAGGCGTGGTACAACATGCACAGCTCAGGATCGGCGACTCGATAGTCGCGATGGGCGAGGCGCACGGAGAGTATCCGCCGATGCCGCCGGCGCTGCACCTTTATGTTGCCGATGCCGATGCGACCTATCAGAGAGCACTGCGTGCCGGTGCGGAATCGCTGTACGCCCCGCGCGATGAATCCTACGGCGATCGGGCCAGCGGCGTGACCGATCCCTTCGGCAACGTCTGGTACATCGCAACCCACCAACATCCCGAGAAACGCGCGGCACTGAGCGCGCAGACTGCGCCGCAAGCCGCGCCTACGTTAACGCCCGCGATCATGCCGTTCATGTACTTCGAAGATGCCGGAGCGGCCGCCGACTTTTACAAGAAAGTGTTCGAAGCGACCGAGCTCCACCGCGAGTTCGAGCACGGCAAGGCAAGCCATGTCCAGATTGCGATTGGTACCACGCGCGTGATGCTGAGCGATGCAACCACGGAGCATGTCGCGGAGTACGTCGCCAAAGGCTATACGAGGACTCCACACCAGCTCGGCGGTACGCCTCTGCATCTTTACGTATATGTTCCCGATGCAGATGCCGCTTTCCAGCGCGCGCTCGACTCGGGCTCCGAGATGGTCGATCCGATGGAAGATAAGGAATGGGGCGACCGCTGCGGCGGCGTGAAAGATCCGTTCGGCCACATCTGGTACATCGCCACGCCGCTCAAAGACGTGCGGCGCTAGAGCGATGAAGAAGACGAAGCGCAAACGGCCAGCAGGTTCTAAAGGACACAAGGCGCTGCGGGCGCAACCGGCGGCGAGAGCGTCTCGACTTGCGGTACCCGCCGGCCCGCGCGCGACTCCGTACCTGATTATCAAGGACGCGGGCCGCGCGGTCGACTTTTACCGCAACGCGTTCGACGCAATCGAAGTGGTTCGCCTGGAAGGCGCGGACGGCAGAATCGCGCACTGTGAAATCAAAATCGGTGACGCATCGATACTGCTCGCAGATGAATGGGAAGGCGTCGGCGCGACCAGCCCCTCAGCACTGGGCGGCTCGCCGGTGATCATTCATCTGGAAGTCGACGACGTCGATACGATCGCGAAGCGGGCGATCGACGCCGGCGCGAAAGTAATCTTTCCGGTCCAGGATCAGTTCTACGGCGAACGGGCAGGCCGATTGCAGGATCCGTTCGGCCATCTGTGGTTGCTTTCGACGAAGATCGAGTCGCTTCCCGCCCCGGAAATGCACAAGCGGGAGCGCTCCTGGTTCAAGGAGAATTCCGACAAGTAACGCGAGGGTTGCCTGCGCGCTGCGCACGCTCCATCGCAAAGGAGTGAATCATCATGGCAGCAAAACCAATTCCCGAGGGAGTCAGCGTTGTGACGCCGTACCTGTGCGTCGCGAACGCGACCAAGGCGCTCGAGTTCTACCAGCACGTGTTCGGCGCCAAGGAGACGATGCGCTTCGCCGAACCCGGGAGCGGCCGCATCGGACACGCGGAACTCAAGCTCGGAAGCGGCACCATCATGCTCTCCGACGAGTATCCGGAAATGGGCTACCTCGGCCCCAAGGCTGCGGAACGCCCGCCCGTCTCGATTCATCTCTATGTCGAAGACGTCGATGCGGTTTACCGACGCGCCCTGGCCGCGGGCGCGACTTCGCAGCGCGCGCCCGAAGATCAGTTCTACGGGGATCGCAATGCGCAAATCCGCGATCCGTTCGGCCATTCGTGGTTCCTTGCGACTCGCATCGAGGAAGTGTCAGCCGACGAAATGCAAAAGCGGTTCGATAATATCGCCAAACAACCGAGCTAGCCGCGCGGTCCAGAGGAAGCAGTCATGTCGATATCGTCAGCAACCAGGGCGGCGGAATTGATACCACCGCCAATGCAACTCTACCAGATGGCCACCGGTCACTACCTCTCGCGAGCGCTTGGCCTTGCCACCAAGCTCCGTATTCCAGACTGCCTGAGAAGCGGCGCCCGCCATTACAGGGAGGTGGCCGCGGAGCTCGGCGCGCATCCACCTTCCCTTAATCGAATGATGCGTCTACTCGCCAGCGCCGGTATTTTCGACGAGCAAGCGGGTGGGATGTTTGCCCTCACTCCGCTCGGGGACTTGCTGCGCAGCGACGCGCCGGGTTCGATGCGCGCAGCGGTCCTGCTATTTGCCGGCGAAGCCATCCAGGCTTCCTGGGGCGAGCTGGAATATTGCGTGAAAACCGGTCAGCCGGCCTTTCGCAAGCTTTCACCCGGTGCCAACAACGCCTTCGATGGGCTCAGAGATCCGCAGGCTCAAGCAAACTTCGATGAGGCGATGGCAGCGTTCAGCGCGCAAACGGCGCTGGCGTTGATTGCGGCATATGATTTTTCAAAGTTCGGGAAACTTGCCGATATCGGCGGCGGCAACGGCGCGTTGCTGATCGGTGTCCTTAAAGGCAACCCCGCGCTCCAGGGAATCGTATTCGACCAGCCGCCCAGCGCCGAGCGCGCTGGGAAACGGATCGCCGAGGCCGGCCTCGAGGCCCGCTGCAAAGCGGTTGGCGGTGATTTCTTCAGAGAAGTGCCGCGGGGCGCGGGCGCGTACCTGCTGAAACACATAATCCATGATTGGAACGACGA contains:
- a CDS encoding nitroreductase family protein, producing MDFFEVATTMPTVRRFSDRSLDPTTIERILETANMAPSGSNAQPWEFVIVRDPGARREIQKLYELAWVPYKDSAIIRGRATLSVRAQKALRVGDEFSASLAIVPVHVVVFLDRPKMRVVRGSPEDLTNFGATYGSVFPAIELMMLAARALGVGTAMTTMLSPHEAETRALLGVPDLYQLIALIPMGYPAEGFKRPFRKPVWSRVHDGHWSRGWQRRP
- a CDS encoding zinc-binding dehydrogenase, whose protein sequence is MRAAIMRNKRLVVDDIPVPTPGPGEVLAKTLACGICGSDLHTLKHAEKLVEGARRSGGAFVMDLQRDIVMGHEFCVEIVDFGPNTQKHFKAGQRACAMPVLIRPTGVETVGYSNENPGGYGELMRLTEGLLLEVPNGLSTERAALTEPMAVGYHAVEKARLQKGDVPLVIGCGPVGLSVISALKLKGQHPIIAADFSPRRRELAQGMGADVVTDPKQRSPFESWKEMAVYSDPKSAPPLPPWMPGPARRPQVVFECVGVPGVIHSIMASTAPAARVVVVGVCMEQDSFEPMFGINKELNIQFVLGYSAAEFADTLRNLAEGKVNGDPLITGKVGVEGVAQAFEDLGSPEHHAKILVEPWRS
- a CDS encoding sigma-70 family RNA polymerase sigma factor, whose translation is MVRRASALKVSPEAADERRQIEAAQRDSRRFADLYESNFERIYAFIVRRVGDRHEAEDLTSEVFHLALKNIGRFEWRGVPFAAWLYKIASNEIVDRSQKTVRQPRLDPTDDPPEPCWEEIENRARLFRMVDQLPSDQRRVITLRFAEERSIREIAQQLKRTEGAVKQLQFRGLQNLRLRMGDQNG
- a CDS encoding VOC family protein, with amino-acid sequence MADARPPRVNSGIAALLEIAGELRGLPRQEFKMQLNASLKKSALATPSEASLTTRRRHGIATPYLMIRDASRAIDFYKRAFGATEMSRMADPSGHIAHAEIKIGDAPIMIAEEEPSYFNLSPDSLGGSSAFVHLYVDDIDAFARRAERGGAKVLEAPQDYPYGDRRGKFVDPFGHVWMVATHRHDVTLEQMKADWDRSVAVEKAKSIPKPEGHHSITPYLQVNGAAQLIDFLKRAFGAEEVMRVNQPDGTIGHAQMRVSGSVVELADANQRFKPNPTAIWLFVDDVDATYQRALDADAESIHGPVDQDYGNREASVKDPFGNHWYLAKRLETAEPWSPELRSVTPYLHPKGAAKLIDFLKDAFGAEEAEFHADEQGVVQHAQLRIGDSIVAMGEAHGEYPPMPPALHLYVADADATYQRALRAGAESLYAPRDESYGDRASGVTDPFGNVWYIATHQHPEKRAALSAQTAPQAAPTLTPAIMPFMYFEDAGAAADFYKKVFEATELHREFEHGKASHVQIAIGTTRVMLSDATTEHVAEYVAKGYTRTPHQLGGTPLHLYVYVPDADAAFQRALDSGSEMVDPMEDKEWGDRCGGVKDPFGHIWYIATPLKDVRR
- a CDS encoding VOC family protein produces the protein MKKTKRKRPAGSKGHKALRAQPAARASRLAVPAGPRATPYLIIKDAGRAVDFYRNAFDAIEVVRLEGADGRIAHCEIKIGDASILLADEWEGVGATSPSALGGSPVIIHLEVDDVDTIAKRAIDAGAKVIFPVQDQFYGERAGRLQDPFGHLWLLSTKIESLPAPEMHKRERSWFKENSDK
- a CDS encoding VOC family protein; amino-acid sequence: MAAKPIPEGVSVVTPYLCVANATKALEFYQHVFGAKETMRFAEPGSGRIGHAELKLGSGTIMLSDEYPEMGYLGPKAAERPPVSIHLYVEDVDAVYRRALAAGATSQRAPEDQFYGDRNAQIRDPFGHSWFLATRIEEVSADEMQKRFDNIAKQPS
- a CDS encoding methyltransferase; this translates as MSISSATRAAELIPPPMQLYQMATGHYLSRALGLATKLRIPDCLRSGARHYREVAAELGAHPPSLNRMMRLLASAGIFDEQAGGMFALTPLGDLLRSDAPGSMRAAVLLFAGEAIQASWGELEYCVKTGQPAFRKLSPGANNAFDGLRDPQAQANFDEAMAAFSAQTALALIAAYDFSKFGKLADIGGGNGALLIGVLKGNPALQGIVFDQPPSAERAGKRIAEAGLEARCKAVGGDFFREVPRGAGAYLLKHIIHDWNDDDAIAILKTCHCAMDGTDAKLLLVEGVYPERIDQSLESRGAAFNDVNMLVSTGGRQRSEAEFRALYQSAGFRLTNIVPTVARVCVIEGERA